A window of Gemmatimonadota bacterium contains these coding sequences:
- a CDS encoding DegT/DnrJ/EryC1/StrS family aminotransferase, with the protein MYRIGQPEIKRVETLLESGEIFRYGKGGECDQFEADWGKRLGGVHVRMTTSGTASLYCALIGLKVGPGDSVIVPSCTYMATALAVVAAGAMPIIAEVDESITLSPEDVEQKIAPHTKAIIPVHMWGLPCNMDALMDIAEKRGVKVLEDACQAVGGGYKGRELGSIGHAGAFSFNYFKNMTSGEGGAFVSADESIFRRGSVAADCCSYYWNPDEHRPDEQFAGLNFRATEISGAILNAQLERIDEMLDRMRGHKRTLTKVGEDAGLTSITNNSLDCECGTHVGFIFDSEKNARAFAKRISELKGRAFLPIDTGRHVYTRWDPIMRKQGAHHPALDPFNLPQNKALNIEYSMDMCPKSLDILSRAVLIGMHPDNDREKIDELADAIRKSAHIAKPLGKEILA; encoded by the coding sequence ATGTACCGCATTGGACAACCCGAAATCAAGCGCGTGGAAACCCTCCTGGAAAGCGGTGAAATTTTTCGCTATGGAAAGGGGGGAGAATGCGATCAGTTTGAAGCGGATTGGGGAAAGCGATTGGGCGGTGTCCACGTACGCATGACCACCAGCGGAACCGCATCGCTTTATTGCGCCCTCATTGGCCTGAAAGTTGGACCTGGCGATTCGGTCATTGTGCCATCGTGTACCTATATGGCGACTGCACTCGCCGTTGTTGCCGCAGGCGCCATGCCCATCATTGCCGAAGTAGATGAATCGATCACCCTCTCGCCCGAAGATGTCGAACAAAAAATTGCCCCGCACACAAAAGCCATCATTCCCGTGCATATGTGGGGATTGCCCTGTAATATGGACGCGCTGATGGACATTGCAGAAAAACGCGGGGTAAAAGTATTAGAAGACGCCTGCCAGGCCGTGGGCGGTGGATACAAAGGACGCGAACTCGGGTCCATCGGACATGCCGGGGCATTCAGCTTTAACTACTTCAAAAACATGACCAGCGGCGAAGGCGGCGCGTTTGTCTCTGCCGATGAATCGATATTTCGGCGCGGATCAGTAGCCGCAGATTGTTGTTCCTATTACTGGAATCCCGACGAACACCGCCCAGATGAACAATTTGCCGGATTGAATTTTAGAGCCACGGAAATCTCAGGCGCCATTCTCAATGCACAACTCGAACGCATCGACGAAATGCTGGATCGCATGCGCGGCCACAAAAGAACCCTGACAAAAGTGGGTGAAGACGCGGGCCTGACATCCATTACAAACAACAGTCTGGATTGCGAATGCGGGACCCATGTCGGCTTTATTTTCGATTCTGAAAAAAATGCACGCGCCTTTGCCAAACGGATATCGGAATTGAAAGGCCGCGCTTTCTTACCCATCGATACCGGGCGACACGTTTACACGCGATGGGATCCCATTATGCGAAAGCAGGGCGCACACCATCCTGCGCTCGACCCATTTAATCTGCCGCAAAACAAAGCATTAAATATCGAATACTCAATGGACATGTGCCCCAAATCGCTGGATATCTTGAGCCGCGCAGTACTCATTGGTATGCACCCGGACAACGACCGAGAAAAGATAGACGAACTTGCAGATGCCATCCGGAAATCTGCACATATCGCGAAACCTCTTGGAAAGGAGATTTTGGCATGA
- the msrA gene encoding peptide-methionine (S)-S-oxide reductase MsrA, with product MSSTMETATLGGGCFWCVEAIYQDVIGVHKVVSGYAGGTVENPTYGEVCSGTTGHAEVVQIAFDPTVISFEEILFIFWRTHDPTTLNRQGNDVGTQYRSVIYYHDEQQKRIAEQSIAETDASDLWADPIVTEIAPLPIFYEGEAYHQNYFVDNPYQPYCIFVINPKVQKFRKSFRNKLRGEK from the coding sequence ATGTCCAGTACAATGGAGACCGCGACGCTCGGGGGCGGGTGTTTCTGGTGCGTGGAGGCGATTTATCAGGATGTGATTGGCGTGCATAAAGTCGTGTCGGGATACGCGGGGGGAACGGTGGAGAATCCGACATACGGGGAGGTGTGTTCGGGTACCACAGGACACGCCGAGGTGGTGCAGATTGCGTTTGATCCGACTGTGATTTCGTTTGAGGAGATTCTGTTCATTTTCTGGCGCACGCATGATCCAACGACATTGAACCGCCAGGGGAATGACGTAGGTACGCAGTATCGATCGGTGATTTATTATCACGATGAACAGCAGAAGCGCATTGCCGAGCAGTCCATAGCAGAGACGGATGCGTCGGATTTGTGGGCCGATCCTATTGTGACGGAGATTGCGCCGCTTCCAATATTTTACGAGGGAGAAGCGTATCATCAAAATTATTTTGTGGATAATCCGTATCAACCATATTGCATCTTTGTTATCAATCCCAAGGTGCAAAAGTTTCGCAAGTCGTTTCGCAATAAACTGAGGGGTGAGAAATGA
- a CDS encoding efflux RND transporter permease subunit: protein MDRQSSLLPRISVNRPVTVAMCLVALLLVGIVAYFRVPVKFFPSGFTPAFLFVDIEYNHRNASPQEAEQQIARPLEEQLRAVKGIKKIRTYSASYGVDAPIEFQPDTDMVLAYNQVVDRLERLKLELPEEVRDQVYVYKFNVDSWSIMWAGVSLDPSIVDPYQFLNLHVKRRLERVEGVGRVSFWGVDEKEVMIELSHERLMTRGVDLGTVVQSLRSDNFALSVGHVREGGKRFFVRSLAKYQSIDEIKNILIRTPQGEVRLGDISDIVYDIPGRSWFQRIDGREAVSIAIYQESGANIVKVCERVVAAFQEIENDPLMENQIAFNVFFNQGEYINDSIRNLETTGLWGGLFAAMVLLFFLRTLRMTAIITLSIPLCVMITITALYFLGWSLNVLTMMGLMVGVGMVVDNAIVILENIYRMRGKGLPAKEAAIAGAGEVGLAITMATLTTVVVFLPLMLMSGSVELTFFLARIGVPVVVALVGSLFVALIFIPQAALRFGSSQVKSDPAIIQRTRHYYARMLNWTLTHRRDAFLIALALLGSISYPMNELKRGDSDGSMLNDFRIEFSFPKDFSIRDASDTIAEVEDFLDTRREKYGIETMRVWFRSTYGSIHVFLKKTNEAWWQTTYKSVRALIGIPIQQHLPRNAVIEDLKKHAPKFVGVKVAVQGQSRSGSEGGDSSVSLALYGDDVDILADLVQEVDRRLREIPSVISVDSDLERANDEVQVIIDRERAQKLGLVARDVGRSIGFALQGVQLPYLQSDNHEIRVRLYLEKLNQQTLQRLKRLTFPSETGAQVSLLDFAILRVNQGRGTIRREDGKTRLRVRAFTTKEDVKELYGEIDRAMEGFEMPRGYTWDKGERYSKLREEDYTMYFAAIMAVTCVFLLMGVLFESFILPFSVLFSIPFAFLGVYWTLFATQTPMAGLAMVGIIVLIGVVVNNAIVLVDMVNRLRAEGMHRTAAIMEAGANRFRPIMMTTFTTVCGLLPMALGSSKVLGQPYAPMGFTMIGGLLSSTLLTLLLVPLFYTFLDDLRSALKRLTSSTLNALKVGDTQADMAD from the coding sequence ATGGACCGCCAATCCTCCCTGTTACCGCGCATTTCAGTGAATCGCCCCGTCACGGTAGCGATGTGCCTGGTCGCGTTGCTCCTGGTGGGTATTGTGGCCTATTTTCGCGTACCGGTGAAATTCTTCCCCTCGGGATTTACACCGGCTTTTTTGTTTGTGGATATTGAATACAATCACCGCAACGCCTCGCCTCAGGAGGCCGAACAACAAATCGCTCGACCGCTGGAAGAACAATTGCGCGCAGTAAAGGGTATAAAGAAAATTCGCACGTACAGCGCGTCCTACGGCGTGGATGCCCCCATTGAGTTTCAGCCCGATACAGATATGGTCCTGGCTTATAATCAGGTCGTTGACCGCCTTGAGCGTCTCAAATTAGAATTGCCAGAAGAGGTACGCGATCAAGTCTATGTGTATAAGTTTAATGTAGATAGCTGGTCCATTATGTGGGCGGGCGTCTCTCTGGATCCATCCATTGTCGATCCCTATCAGTTCTTAAACCTGCATGTGAAACGGCGTTTGGAACGGGTCGAGGGCGTGGGCAGAGTGAGCTTTTGGGGCGTGGATGAAAAAGAAGTCATGATTGAACTCAGCCACGAGCGATTGATGACCCGGGGAGTGGATTTGGGAACAGTGGTGCAATCGCTGCGATCGGACAACTTCGCGCTTTCGGTCGGGCATGTTCGCGAAGGCGGCAAGCGATTTTTTGTGCGATCGCTCGCCAAATATCAAAGTATAGATGAAATTAAAAATATTCTCATCCGCACCCCCCAGGGTGAGGTGCGCCTTGGAGATATATCAGACATAGTTTACGATATCCCCGGACGGTCCTGGTTTCAGCGCATTGATGGGCGAGAAGCTGTATCGATCGCGATTTATCAAGAATCGGGCGCCAATATTGTAAAAGTATGCGAGCGCGTGGTGGCGGCTTTTCAAGAGATTGAAAACGATCCGCTCATGGAGAATCAGATCGCTTTCAATGTGTTTTTTAATCAGGGAGAATACATCAACGATTCGATTCGCAATTTGGAAACCACAGGACTTTGGGGTGGGCTATTTGCCGCGATGGTCTTGCTATTCTTTTTGCGAACATTGCGGATGACGGCGATTATCACCCTATCTATTCCCCTGTGTGTGATGATTACAATTACGGCACTTTATTTTCTCGGCTGGTCGCTCAATGTCCTGACCATGATGGGACTGATGGTAGGCGTGGGGATGGTGGTCGATAATGCCATTGTGATCCTGGAAAACATCTATCGCATGCGCGGCAAAGGACTACCCGCCAAAGAAGCGGCCATCGCAGGGGCTGGCGAAGTCGGATTGGCGATCACCATGGCAACGTTGACAACCGTTGTCGTATTTTTGCCGCTGATGTTAATGAGCGGCAGTGTAGAATTGACCTTTTTTCTCGCGCGCATTGGTGTACCAGTTGTGGTAGCACTTGTTGGATCGCTATTTGTGGCACTCATTTTTATTCCGCAGGCAGCATTGCGCTTTGGCAGTTCCCAGGTCAAATCCGACCCCGCCATCATTCAGCGCACGCGCCATTATTACGCGCGCATGCTGAATTGGACACTCACCCACCGGCGCGATGCATTTTTGATCGCCCTTGCCTTGCTCGGAAGCATCAGCTATCCAATGAACGAACTCAAACGCGGCGATTCGGACGGCAGCATGCTCAACGATTTTCGCATCGAGTTTAGTTTTCCAAAGGATTTTAGCATTCGAGATGCCAGCGACACAATCGCAGAAGTCGAGGATTTTTTAGATACCCGCCGCGAGAAATACGGGATTGAAACCATGCGCGTGTGGTTCAGATCTACGTATGGCTCTATTCACGTCTTTCTGAAAAAGACCAATGAAGCCTGGTGGCAGACAACCTATAAATCCGTACGCGCATTGATCGGTATCCCCATACAACAGCACTTACCGCGCAACGCCGTGATCGAAGACCTGAAAAAGCACGCCCCCAAATTTGTAGGTGTCAAAGTGGCTGTACAGGGGCAAAGCAGGAGCGGTAGTGAAGGCGGCGATTCTTCTGTGTCTCTGGCTCTCTATGGGGATGATGTCGATATACTCGCGGATCTGGTGCAAGAGGTTGACCGACGGCTAAGAGAAATCCCCTCGGTCATAAGCGTAGATTCAGATCTGGAACGCGCCAATGATGAAGTACAGGTCATTATCGACCGGGAACGCGCACAAAAATTAGGACTCGTAGCCCGAGACGTGGGCCGCAGCATTGGTTTCGCGCTCCAGGGTGTACAATTGCCCTATCTCCAATCTGACAACCACGAAATCAGGGTGCGATTGTATTTGGAAAAATTGAACCAGCAAACACTGCAACGCCTGAAGCGTTTGACTTTTCCGTCCGAAACGGGCGCACAGGTTTCATTGCTGGATTTTGCCATCCTGCGCGTAAATCAGGGGCGCGGTACCATCAGGCGTGAAGACGGCAAAACGCGGTTGCGGGTGCGGGCTTTCACAACCAAAGAAGATGTCAAAGAACTATATGGAGAAATTGACCGCGCAATGGAAGGATTTGAAATGCCGCGCGGTTACACCTGGGACAAAGGGGAAAGATATTCCAAGCTGCGAGAAGAAGATTATACCATGTATTTTGCCGCGATTATGGCTGTGACCTGCGTGTTCCTTTTGATGGGCGTTTTGTTCGAGTCCTTTATACTGCCATTTTCTGTTTTGTTCTCCATCCCCTTTGCCTTTCTGGGCGTTTATTGGACGCTTTTTGCGACCCAAACACCTATGGCAGGGTTGGCCATGGTAGGCATCATTGTGCTCATCGGTGTGGTCGTCAACAATGCGATTGTACTGGTCGATATGGTGAATCGTCTGCGCGCAGAGGGCATGCATCGAACCGCTGCAATCATGGAGGCGGGCGCAAATCGTTTCCGCCCCATTATGATGACGACTTTTACAACAGTCTGCGGCCTTTTGCCAATGGCTCTGGGAAGCAGCAAAGTTCTGGGCCAGCCCTATGCACCCATGGGATTCACCATGATCGGCGGCCTGCTCTCTTCGACCTTGCTCACCCTGCTGCTCGTCCCCTTGTTTTACACATTTTTAGATGACCTGCGCTCAGCCCTCAAGAGATTGACAAGCAGTACCCTCAACGCGCTAAAAGTCGGCGATACCCAGGCAGACATGGCGGATTAA
- a CDS encoding M20/M25/M40 family metallo-hydrolase — protein MSYPQDDPNVLLLSDLLRVPAPSGREERMARVIMDRIADLGHAPKQDLQGNVWVEVPGQNPDLGRVALASHMDELAMVITAINADGTLQVRPSGGLHPWKIGECPVEIVSDGAETVAAHLCFGSTHTTDPSDPNTQFATGQSGITWPHCHLLTGLTPNQLARAGVRVGSTAVPVAGVRGPHFLGPPDDPLVSAWLFDNRGGSLTLLRLLQRISEEKIKPNCTTCLCFLVQEETGLIGARGWTARNPVEIFIAVDSAPMPRNQQLQLDGRPAVWSRDSQMHFDQGLITDLASAAQRAGTELQYAVYDRAASDASGVLQAGHVPRAGTIGYPRENSHGYEVCRLSVFDNLTATLFSYLHA, from the coding sequence ATGTCCTATCCTCAAGATGATCCCAATGTACTTTTGCTGTCAGACCTTTTGCGCGTTCCCGCGCCATCGGGCCGCGAGGAACGAATGGCCCGGGTTATTATGGATCGCATTGCCGATTTGGGGCATGCGCCGAAACAAGACCTGCAGGGCAATGTTTGGGTGGAAGTTCCCGGGCAAAATCCCGATCTGGGGCGTGTTGCGCTTGCCAGTCACATGGATGAACTCGCTATGGTGATTACCGCGATTAATGCCGATGGTACGTTGCAGGTGCGCCCGAGCGGTGGTTTGCATCCCTGGAAAATCGGCGAATGTCCTGTTGAAATCGTTTCAGATGGCGCAGAAACAGTTGCGGCACATCTCTGTTTTGGTTCTACGCATACGACTGATCCATCGGATCCCAACACGCAATTTGCAACGGGGCAAAGCGGCATTACCTGGCCCCATTGTCATTTGCTCACTGGTTTGACACCCAACCAGCTCGCCCGCGCAGGTGTGCGCGTCGGCTCAACTGCTGTACCAGTGGCCGGCGTGCGCGGTCCTCATTTTTTGGGGCCACCCGACGATCCGCTCGTTTCCGCGTGGTTATTTGACAACCGGGGCGGGAGTCTCACGCTGTTGCGCCTGCTTCAGCGCATTTCAGAAGAAAAGATAAAACCCAATTGCACGACCTGTTTGTGTTTTCTCGTTCAGGAAGAAACCGGATTGATTGGGGCACGCGGTTGGACTGCGCGGAATCCGGTCGAAATTTTTATCGCGGTTGATTCTGCCCCTATGCCGAGGAACCAACAACTTCAGCTCGATGGTCGTCCAGCGGTCTGGTCAAGAGATAGCCAGATGCATTTTGATCAGGGCCTGATTACCGATCTCGCATCAGCGGCTCAGCGCGCGGGTACAGAGTTGCAATACGCCGTGTACGATCGCGCGGCATCCGATGCCTCGGGCGTTCTTCAGGCGGGCCATGTGCCTCGGGCTGGAACTATTGGGTATCCGAGAGAAAATTCCCACGGTTATGAAGTCTGTCGTCTGAGCGTTTTTGACAATTTGACTGCCACTTTATTTTCTTATCTCCACGCTTGA
- a CDS encoding tetratricopeptide repeat protein, translated as MKMQWILILILTLSNSVLAAPSKPAPRKPKEGQNEAAIRHYKEGLRHRDAAWVYEEKMSLTEGEERETYARFIQDLYNRALGEFVKATEQDSTYYQAFSSLGYVKRKTGDMDGALAAYNRALTLNPNYAEAIEYRAETYLIVGRVEEMKKAYGVLAALNRPHAARLLTFVTQWTDSATDADMATSLRTWASEQKEKLGEVKKFIEKW; from the coding sequence ATGAAAATGCAATGGATATTAATTCTGATTTTGACCCTGAGCAACAGTGTATTGGCTGCGCCGAGTAAACCCGCACCTCGCAAACCCAAAGAAGGACAAAACGAAGCTGCAATCCGCCACTACAAAGAAGGCTTGCGCCACCGGGATGCGGCCTGGGTCTATGAAGAAAAAATGTCACTCACAGAAGGAGAAGAGCGAGAAACGTACGCGCGGTTTATCCAGGACCTGTACAATCGCGCACTGGGAGAGTTTGTGAAAGCGACCGAGCAGGACTCGACCTATTACCAGGCATTTAGCAGTTTGGGATACGTCAAACGCAAAACCGGGGATATGGACGGGGCATTGGCAGCGTACAATCGCGCATTGACGCTAAATCCAAACTACGCAGAAGCCATTGAATATCGCGCGGAAACGTATTTGATCGTGGGGCGTGTGGAAGAAATGAAAAAAGCTTATGGCGTATTGGCCGCACTGAATCGCCCCCACGCAGCGCGATTGTTGACCTTTGTAACACAATGGACAGATAGCGCAACCGATGCAGATATGGCGACCTCTTTGCGGACATGGGCATCTGAACAAAAAGAAAAGCTCGGCGAAGTAAAAAAATTTATTGAGAAGTGGTGA
- a CDS encoding Gfo/Idh/MocA family oxidoreductase, giving the protein MSDAPVRVGFVGCGKQASASWYPNFATIPELDLYACCDLQEELAERNARFFGARRWYTNLSDMLGKEDLDAVMVVGPPDMHFECGKQVLAAGLPLMMEKPPARLTAQAQELADMAEGRGLITQIGHNMRHAPGVQKFRELMATPEFGKLLFLESRYFMPGPMWPDDMDYRAGWQYMIFQSTHAVDLARFLGGDIERVYADLSVGEGGRFAIACTAHFDSGATGMITLTGCTPNWTCKIEAAGDARAHLRLVNLHTLDFEPHSPEGGYQPSPGIPAQSYSPAVRDNAEKRGGYWGQMQAFAQAVQKGVSDSPTLRDACQAMVVCEAICGSIERKAPVDVEIS; this is encoded by the coding sequence ATGAGTGACGCACCTGTTCGCGTTGGGTTTGTAGGCTGTGGGAAACAGGCGAGTGCATCGTGGTATCCCAATTTTGCAACCATACCGGAATTGGACCTGTACGCCTGCTGTGATTTGCAAGAGGAACTGGCAGAGCGCAATGCGCGTTTTTTTGGGGCGAGAAGATGGTACACAAATTTGTCTGATATGCTCGGGAAGGAAGACCTGGATGCCGTGATGGTCGTGGGGCCGCCGGATATGCATTTTGAGTGCGGCAAGCAGGTGCTGGCAGCGGGGTTGCCGTTGATGATGGAGAAGCCTCCAGCGCGTTTAACAGCCCAGGCTCAGGAGTTGGCTGATATGGCTGAGGGACGAGGGCTTATTACTCAGATTGGTCACAATATGCGACACGCGCCCGGGGTGCAGAAATTTCGGGAATTGATGGCGACGCCCGAGTTTGGAAAGTTGCTTTTTTTGGAGAGCCGATATTTTATGCCAGGTCCGATGTGGCCGGATGATATGGACTATCGCGCGGGCTGGCAGTATATGATTTTTCAGTCAACACATGCGGTAGATCTCGCGCGTTTTTTGGGCGGGGATATCGAGCGGGTTTACGCGGATTTGTCGGTTGGTGAGGGCGGGCGATTTGCAATTGCCTGTACCGCGCATTTTGATAGCGGTGCTACTGGAATGATCACGCTGACGGGTTGTACCCCAAACTGGACGTGTAAGATTGAAGCGGCGGGCGATGCGCGGGCGCATTTGCGTCTGGTGAATTTGCACACGCTGGATTTTGAACCCCATTCACCCGAAGGGGGATACCAACCCTCGCCCGGTATTCCTGCTCAATCTTATTCGCCCGCCGTGCGGGACAATGCGGAAAAACGAGGTGGGTACTGGGGGCAGATGCAGGCTTTTGCACAGGCTGTACAAAAGGGTGTGTCAGATTCACCAACTCTGAGAGATGCGTGTCAGGCGATGGTGGTATGCGAGGCGATTTGCGGTAGTATCGAGCGAAAAGCTCCGGTGGATGTCGAAATTTCGTGA
- a CDS encoding DUF445 domain-containing protein — protein MNKSLVTNLLAVGLIGAGYVSPVYSDHLLAVGLFATSGALTNWLAVHMLFEKVPGLYGSGVVPSRFEEFKTGIHALIMNQFFTPENVKKFLAEQKIPDEFDADPVIEAVDFDRIFSRLMEAVMTSPFGSMINMFGGAAVLQPLRDPFIEKVQAEIRLLLTSPKFLDAIQRGLNAAGHTDEMIDKVDAIVMQRLNELTPEMVKTIVQDMIHKHLGWLVVWGGVFGGFIGLIFSVVGGQ, from the coding sequence ATGAATAAAAGCCTTGTGACAAATCTGCTCGCGGTCGGCCTGATCGGTGCGGGTTATGTCAGTCCTGTTTATTCCGATCATTTGCTCGCGGTCGGGCTTTTTGCAACTTCGGGTGCCCTGACCAACTGGTTGGCGGTTCACATGCTTTTTGAGAAGGTGCCGGGGCTTTACGGTTCAGGCGTTGTGCCGAGTCGGTTTGAAGAATTTAAGACGGGTATCCACGCTTTGATTATGAATCAGTTCTTTACCCCTGAAAATGTTAAAAAATTTCTCGCCGAACAAAAAATCCCAGATGAATTCGATGCCGATCCCGTTATTGAGGCCGTTGACTTCGACCGCATCTTCAGCCGCCTGATGGAGGCTGTTATGACTTCTCCTTTTGGCAGCATGATCAATATGTTTGGCGGTGCGGCTGTATTACAGCCTCTCAGGGATCCTTTTATCGAAAAAGTTCAGGCAGAAATCCGCCTCTTGCTCACCTCACCCAAATTTCTCGATGCCATCCAGAGAGGGTTGAATGCCGCGGGTCATACTGATGAAATGATTGATAAGGTTGATGCCATTGTTATGCAGCGTTTAAACGAGTTGACGCCCGAAATGGTTAAGACCATTGTCCAGGATATGATTCACAAACATCTGGGCTGGCTGGTTGTTTGGGGCGGTGTTTTTGGTGGTTTTATCGGTTTGATTTTTTCAGTGGTCGGTGGTCAGTAG
- a CDS encoding TIM barrel protein, which yields MPQREFNLKYAPHYGHFSNSAGDDYLDQLKYAADQGFTAWEDNGMPKRDIGMQEKIAAEMTRLNLEMGVFVATGSFSDVTFAGDDEDAKQAVLKDIKAAIVVAKRVNAKWCTVVPGLYDLKLAWDYQTANVIELLKRCCDILEESGLVMVLEPLNRLTNHPRVYLAGSPQAYLICQAVNHPCCKILFDIYHQQITEGNLIPNIDRCWSEIGVFQVGDNPGRKEPTTGEINYKSIFKHLHEKGCTSIVGMEHGISLPGKEGEDRLIQAYVESDDF from the coding sequence ATGCCCCAACGGGAATTCAACCTCAAATACGCTCCGCATTACGGCCATTTCTCAAACAGTGCGGGCGATGACTATCTCGATCAACTCAAATACGCCGCAGATCAGGGCTTTACAGCCTGGGAAGATAATGGCATGCCCAAACGCGACATAGGCATGCAAGAAAAAATCGCCGCAGAAATGACCCGATTAAACCTCGAAATGGGTGTTTTTGTCGCCACGGGATCTTTTTCAGACGTCACATTTGCCGGCGACGACGAAGATGCAAAACAGGCCGTGCTAAAAGATATCAAAGCCGCTATAGTAGTTGCCAAACGCGTAAATGCAAAATGGTGTACGGTCGTGCCCGGGCTTTACGACTTAAAACTCGCGTGGGATTATCAAACAGCCAATGTAATCGAACTGCTCAAACGATGCTGCGACATTCTCGAAGAATCGGGTCTGGTAATGGTATTGGAACCGCTCAATCGCCTGACGAACCACCCCCGCGTCTATCTGGCTGGCTCGCCACAGGCATATCTGATCTGCCAGGCCGTCAATCACCCGTGTTGCAAAATCCTCTTTGACATCTACCACCAGCAAATCACCGAAGGCAACCTCATTCCCAATATCGACCGCTGCTGGTCTGAAATCGGTGTTTTTCAAGTAGGCGATAACCCCGGTCGTAAAGAACCCACCACCGGCGAAATCAACTACAAAAGTATCTTCAAACATCTACATGAAAAAGGCTGCACGAGCATCGTCGGCATGGAACACGGCATCAGCCTGCCCGGCAAAGAAGGCGAAGACCGTCTGATCCAGGCTTATGTCGAATCGGATGATTTTTAG